In Tribolium castaneum strain GA2 chromosome 4, icTriCast1.1, whole genome shotgun sequence, one DNA window encodes the following:
- the fbp gene encoding fructose-1,6-bisphosphatase 1 encodes MASSAALDSNCITLTRYVLSEQKNAPHATGELTQLLNSIQTAVKVISSAVRRAGITKLFGTVGHTNVQGEEVKKLDCLANELFINMLSSSYTVALLISEENETVIEIETDKRGKYIVAFDPLDGSSNIDCLVSIGSIFAIMKKTDNSIPSVKDALQPGNQVVAAGYALYGSATMMVISVGNGVHGFMLDPSVGEFILTDKNMTIPKRGKIYAINEGYTHQWDDAVKEYVSNKKDPSKGKPYNARYVGSMVADVHRTIKYGGIFIYPATRDSPNGKLRLLYECIPMAFIMTQAGGLASNGKIPILDVQPTSLHQRCPIFLGSKEDVEEVLAVIKKHSK; translated from the exons ATGGCAAGTTCGGCGGCTTTGGACTCGAATTGCATCACCCTGACACGATATGTGTTATCAGAGCAGAAAAACGCTCCCCATGCAACAGGGGAGCTCACCCAACTCTTAAACTCCATCCAAACAGCGGTTAAAGTAATTAGTAGTGCTGTACGAAGGGCTGGGATCACAAAATT GTTTGGAACAGTGGGCCACACAAATGTGCAAGGCGAAGAGGTGAAGAAACTCGACTGCCTTGCCAACGAGCTCTTCATCAACATGTTGTCCTCTTCGTACACTGTCGCTCTGCTGATCTCCGAAGAGAACGAGACAGTGATTGAA ATTGAAACTGATAAAAGGGGCAAGTACATCGTGGCTTTTGACCCGCTGGACGGCTCCTCCAACATCGATTGCCTCGTCTCAATCGGTTCAATTTTCgcaataatgaaaaaaacggACAATTCGATCCCGTCGGTGAAGGACGCCCTCCAGCCGGGCAACCAGGTGGTAGCTGCAGGGTACGCGCTCTACGGCAGCGCGACCATGATGGTGATCTCCGTGGGGAACGGCGTCCACGGGTTCATGCTGGACCCGTCCGTGGGCGAGTTCATCCTCACTGATAAGAACATGACGATTCCCAAACGGGGCAAAATCTACGCCATCAACGAGGGCTACACCCATCAATGGGACGACGCGGTCAAGGAATACGTCAGTAACAAGAAGGACCCATCGAAGGGGAAGCCGTATAATGCGCGATATGTGGGGTCCATGGTCGCCGATGTGCACCGGACGATTAAATACGGCGGCATTTTCATTTACCCAGCGACCAGGGATTCCCCCAATGGAAAG TTGCGGTTGTTGTACGAATGCATTCCCATGGCGTTTATTATGACACAAGCGGGTGGGTTGGCTTCCAACGGGAAAATCCCCATTTTGGACGTGCAACCCACGAGCTTGCACCAGAGGTGTCCCATTTTTCTGGGCTCGAAGGAGGATGTGGAGGAGGTTCTGGCCGTTATTAAGAAGCACTcgaaataa
- the LOC103315197 gene encoding uncharacterized protein LOC103315197: MASFSVINLQGYEAIIHEKLFANIKQLTYVYPPTQDFHEVFREDMFKKNNKAAFQQVTNYLFNVLSPELTREKLKSWPPYDTKGEREFRQEVVAFVDYLNENYKAANIPKLMPSLFVSPGGIKVAKFMFKLSTFVLHEHLKKNMKEGKLLSPIRPCKNPAVNAIIIENLNRTTSVIKKRTSETATNFHKFSAEAFAEAQRIVEQVERIKRQEMAEVTKALDEEKKKNLESIDLEKLQGKMAQMENIKSMCERANELLDVIMNDNQLELDKENTPDLDLLQLFNDLNEFLEKERFQIPTLLQEDMKDMVQRLSELTENYKQLIINMEHDKKELEKLAENSVI, encoded by the coding sequence ATGGCGTCATTCTCTGTGATAAATTTGCAAGGTTACGAAGCCATAATCCACGAGAAACTTTTCGCAAACATTAAGCAATTAACTTATGTTTATCCACCAACCCAAGACTTCCATGAGGTTTTCAGGGAagatatgtttaaaaaaaataacaaggcAGCCTTCCAACAAGTCACCAACTACCTTTTCAATGTCCTAAGTCCTGAGTTGACCAGAGAAAAGCTCAAATCCTGGCCCCCATACGACACCAAAGGAGAGCGAGAGTTTAGACAAGAGGTGGTGGCATTTGTTGATTACTtgaatgaaaattacaaagcgGCGAACATTCCTAAGCTAATGCCATCTCTTTTTGTTTCACCTGGTGGCATAAAGGTGGCCAAATTCATGTTTAAATTGTCGACGTTCGTCTTGCATgagcatttaaaaaagaacatGAAAGAGGGCAAATTATTGTCTCCCATCAGACCTTGTAAAAATCCAGCCGTTAATGCAATAATTATAGAAAACTTGAATAGAACAACGtcagttataaaaaaaagaacgTCAGAAACTGCCACCAACTTCCACAAATTCTCGGCAGAGGCATTTGCAGAAGCCCAGCGAATTGTGGAGCAAGTGGAGAGGATTAAAAGACAGGAAATGGCCGAAGTCACCAAGGCGTTAGACgaagagaaaaagaaaaatctcgAATCAATTGATTTGGAAAAGTTGCAAGGAAAAATGGCACAAatggaaaatattaaaagcaTGTGTGAGAGAGCAAACGAGCTCCTGGATGTCATAATGAATGATAATCAACTGGAACTTGATAAAGAAAATACTCCCGACTTGGATTTGCTGCAGTTGTTCAATGATTTAAATGAGTTCCTTGAAAAGGAACGTTTCCAAATACCAACTTTGTTACAGGAAGATATGAAAGATATGGTTCAACGCTTGTCAGAGCTCACAGAAAACTACAAACAACTTATCATTAATATGGAGCACGACAAGAAGGAACTCGAAAAATTGGCAGAAAATTCTGTTATCTAA